Sequence from the Hamadaea flava genome:
GCACCGGATCGGCGCCCGCGGCCACCCACTCGTGCTCCGCGGTGTAGCGCAGATTCTCGGGAATCAACGGCTGCTCCTCTTCAACATCGTCTACCGCCTACCCGCCACCGGTCAGGAGGCGGGCTGCGCGTACTGCAGGTCCGGTTCCGCGGCTAACGCGGACACCGTTACCTTGCCCGGATCTTCGACGATCACGTTACCGCCGTCGCTGCTGACCGTCGCCACCACCCCGCCCGGAATGTTGAGCGCGGTCTTCATGGTGGCCGGATCACCGATGACGGTGATCGTGTAGGGGCCGGTCAGCTTCGTCCCACTCACATTCAGGCCGCCGTCGGCGTCCTGGAAGTAGGTCGAGACGATGATCCGGACGGCCGGGCCACCGCCGCCGCTGATCTGCATCGCCTCGGCGCCGGCGTTACGGAGTTCCTCGACCGCGTCGAGGAACCGCGACGCCCGGATCTGGCCGGAGAAGCGTACGGTGAGGCCGGTTCCCTCGGCGGGCAGCGTCCCGGCCAGGATGCCCAGCTCGTCGGCGCGTTGCTCGGCCGCGCCGCGGGCCGCCTCGGCGCTCTCGCTGCCGGCGGTCAGCTCTCGCTTCAGTTGCTCCAGGTCGGCGATCTCCTGGCGGACGCGATTCTCGTTGGAGTCCAGATCGGACAGAATCCGGACGAGGTCGTCGGTACGCGCCGAGGCCAGCGTCGAGTCCTCCGAGGTACCCCGGACCTGGACGATGAGGGCGAAGCCAAGCAGCCCGACCAGGACCGCGATGACGATCGTCGCCGCGGACACCTTCTTCTTGCCGGATTCGCCGGACCCACCCGCCGCCTCCGGCGAGCCGCCGGAATCCGTGGTGCCGGTGGAATCGTTCGAGCCGCTCGAGCCGCTCGGCGACGCCAGCGCGACCGTCGGCTCGGCTCCCTCGTCTGACTCGCCGTCGACGGTCTCGGCGGACCCGTCGGATGTGGTGTCGTCGGAGTCGCCGACTGCGTCATGGTCGGAGACATCGTCGGAGTCCACGGCGTCCGACGGGTGGTCGAGCCGGATCGTCTGCTCGGCGTCGAAGTCCGCGCCGAACGTGTCCGGGCGTACGCCGCCGGACCCGATGTCACGGTCGGCGTCGCCGGGCTGCCGATCCGGTTCGGGCTGGTTCTCGTGAGGGTTCGTCATCCCGCCTCCTACGCCCGGAACAGATGCCGCCGGATCGCCGCGACGTTGCCGAAGATCCGTACGCCCAGGACGACCACCACGCCGGTGGAGAGCTGGCCGCCGACGCCGAGCTGGTCGCCCAGCCACACGATGAGCCCGGCGACCAGGACGTTGGAGATGAACGAGACGACGAACTGCTTGTCGTCGAAGATCCCGTCCAGCTTGGCCCGCACGCCGCCGAAGACGGCGTCGAGCGCTGCGACGACGGCGATGGGCAGGTAGGGCTCGAGCGCCGCCGGGACGGTCGGGTCGAGGATCACGCCGAGGACGACCCCGGCGATCAAGGCGAGGACGGGGATCACTTGCCACCTCC
This genomic interval carries:
- a CDS encoding small basic family protein translates to MIPVLALIAGVVLGVILDPTVPAALEPYLPIAVVAALDAVFGGVRAKLDGIFDDKQFVVSFISNVLVAGLIVWLGDQLGVGGQLSTGVVVVLGVRIFGNVAAIRRHLFRA
- a CDS encoding DUF881 domain-containing protein — encoded protein: MTNPHENQPEPDRQPGDADRDIGSGGVRPDTFGADFDAEQTIRLDHPSDAVDSDDVSDHDAVGDSDDTTSDGSAETVDGESDEGAEPTVALASPSGSSGSNDSTGTTDSGGSPEAAGGSGESGKKKVSAATIVIAVLVGLLGFALIVQVRGTSEDSTLASARTDDLVRILSDLDSNENRVRQEIADLEQLKRELTAGSESAEAARGAAEQRADELGILAGTLPAEGTGLTVRFSGQIRASRFLDAVEELRNAGAEAMQISGGGGPAVRIIVSTYFQDADGGLNVSGTKLTGPYTITVIGDPATMKTALNIPGGVVATVSSDGGNVIVEDPGKVTVSALAAEPDLQYAQPAS